One part of the Phycisphaeraceae bacterium genome encodes these proteins:
- a CDS encoding PTS sugar transporter subunit IIA — protein sequence MNLLDILTLDCIKAPLTSTDKRGAICELVDVLAAAGRCRDPGALKDAVWTREQTRTTGIGHGLAIPHGKSAGVTSLAMAIGRPAQPMDFQAIDNKPVRLVVLLASPPDKISDHIQVLARISRLMNIDEFRDRIYSAATPQDIYDLLKSQEQPA from the coding sequence ATGAATCTCCTCGACATTCTCACTCTGGACTGCATCAAGGCCCCGCTGACGTCAACGGACAAGCGAGGCGCTATTTGCGAACTCGTGGACGTGCTCGCGGCGGCGGGGCGCTGCCGCGACCCGGGGGCGCTCAAGGATGCCGTGTGGACCCGCGAGCAGACGCGGACGACCGGCATCGGTCACGGCCTGGCGATACCCCACGGCAAGTCGGCCGGCGTGACCTCGCTGGCGATGGCGATCGGCCGGCCGGCGCAGCCGATGGATTTCCAGGCGATCGACAACAAGCCGGTGCGGCTGGTTGTCCTGCTCGCGAGCCCGCCCGACAAGATCAGCGACCACATCCAGGTGCTCGCGCGGATCAGCCGCCTGATGAATATCGATGAGTTCCGCGACCGGATCTACTCCGCGGCGACGCCCCAGGACATCTACGACCTGCTCAAGAGCCAGGAGCAGCCGGCCTGA